A genomic stretch from Setaria italica strain Yugu1 chromosome VII, Setaria_italica_v2.0, whole genome shotgun sequence includes:
- the LOC101761688 gene encoding probable isoaspartyl peptidase/L-asparaginase 3, giving the protein MDSMGRSSVRLLVAVGLLLLRFNWCLAVDGGGVAEVGGAFPMVVSTWPFREAVRAAWEVVSASDGGGSAVDAVVAGCSACEVLRCDGTVGPGGSPDENGETTLDALIMNGATMEIGAVAAMRYVKDGIKAAKLVMDHSLHTLLVGEKATDFAISMGLPGPINLSSPESLEKWANWRQNHCQPNFWKNVAPAGSCGPYRPINLAQALDSVKHEVEGSQGGVCQDWFQSDNLLEPINSHLKFIDRHNHDTISMAVIDKMGHIAVGTSTNGATFKIPGRVGDGPIPGSSSYGDDEVGACGASGDGDIMMRFLPCYQVVESMRRGMEPQDAARDAISRIARKYPDFVGAVFAVNRKGVHAGACHGWTFQYSVMNSSMHDVEVITVYP; this is encoded by the exons ATGGATTCCATGGGGCGGAGCTCCGTGCGGCTTCTCGTGGCCGTGGGGCTCCTGCTGCTACGGTTCAATTGGTGCTTG GCGGTGGATGGCGGAGGCGTGGCGGAAGTGGGCGGAGCGTTTCCGATGGTGGTGAGCACCTGGCCGTTCCGGgaggcggtcagggcggcgtgGGAGGTGGTCTCAGCCAGTGACGGAGGGGGTTCGGCCGTGGATGCTGTCGTCGCTGGCTGCTCCGCCTGCGAGGTCCTCCGCTGCGATGGCACAG ttGGTCCAGGTGGAAGCCCAGATGAGAATGGTGAAACTACATTAGATGCTCTTATTATGAATGGG GCGACAATGGAAATTGGAGCTGTGGCTGCCATGAGATATGTTAAGGATGGAATTAAGGCAGCAAAGTTGGTCATGGACCACAGCTTGCATACTCTGCTGGTTGGAGAGAAGGCAACAGACTTTGCAATTTCAATGGGCCTTCCAGGACCAATTAATCTCAGTTCTCCAGAGTCTCTTGAGAAATGGGCAAACTGGAGACAGAACCACTGCCAACCTAACTTCTGGAAAAATGTTGCTCCTGCTGGTAGCTGTGGCCCTTACCGTCCTATCAATTTAGCTCAAGCATTGGACTCTGTAAAGCATGAGGTAGAAGGAAGTCAAGGAGGCGTTTGCCAGGATTGGTTCCAAAGTGATAATTTACTGGAGCCAATAAACTCCCATCTGAAGTTTATTGATCGCCACAACCATGACACTATCTCTATGGCTGTGATTGACAAG ATGGGTCACATAGCTGTCGGGACATCAACCAATGGTGCTACATTTAAAATTCCAGGAAG GGTAGGTGATGGACCAATACCAGGATCTTCTTCATATGGTGATGATGAGGTCGGAGCTTGTGGAGCATCTGGCGATGGTGATATTATGATGCGCTTCCTTCCATG CTATCAAGTAGTCGAGAGCATGAGACGAGGGATGGAACCCCAGGATGCTGCAAGGGATGCTATATCAAGAATTGCCCGCAAATACCCGGATTTCGTTGGTGCTGTTTTTGCGGTCAACAGGAAAGGAGTCCATGCTGGGGCATGCCACGGATGGACATTCCAGTACTCCGTAATGAATTCCAGCATGCATGATGTGGAGGTAATTACAGTATATCCTTAG